From Campylobacter concisus, a single genomic window includes:
- the folE gene encoding GTP cyclohydrolase I FolE codes for MQESFENSVKNMLMIIGEDPNREGLIKTPERVFKAFKFLTSGYDEDPKEALGDALFTSSNNEMVLMRNIEFYSLCEHHLLPIIGRVHVAYIPNGKVVGLSKIPRMVNIYARRLQIQEQMTEQIAKALEDVIAPKGVGVVVEARHMCVEMRGVQKINSTTTTSALRGCFIKNADTRREFFSLINSPRETHF; via the coding sequence ATGCAAGAGAGTTTTGAAAATTCGGTTAAAAACATGCTAATGATTATAGGCGAAGATCCAAACAGAGAAGGCCTTATAAAGACGCCTGAGCGTGTCTTTAAAGCATTTAAATTTCTAACTAGCGGATATGATGAAGATCCAAAAGAGGCTCTTGGTGACGCACTTTTTACTAGCTCAAATAACGAAATGGTTCTGATGCGAAACATCGAATTTTACAGTCTTTGCGAGCACCATTTGTTGCCTATTATCGGCCGTGTGCATGTGGCGTACATCCCAAATGGCAAGGTCGTTGGCCTTAGTAAAATTCCACGCATGGTAAATATCTACGCAAGACGCTTGCAAATTCAAGAGCAAATGACTGAGCAGATCGCAAAGGCGCTTGAGGACGTAATCGCTCCAAAAGGCGTTGGTGTCGTCGTCGAGGCTAGACATATGTGTGTTGAGATGAGAGGTGTGCAAAAGATAAACTCAACCACTACGACCTCAGCTCTTAGAGGCTGCTTTATCAAAAACGCGGACACAAGGCGGGAGTTTTTCTCGCTTATAAATTCTCCTAGGGAAACGCATTTTTGA
- the def gene encoding peptide deformylase, whose translation MILEVLSYPNKKLYEVSKDVKNFDEELHKLLDDMYDTMIAKEGIGLAAIQIGVAKRIFIINLANDEGVQDKENLIEIINPKFELREGECVYQEGCLSVPGYYEDVKRNEVVAIKYQDRFGKEQSLKADGLLAIAIQHENDHLDGHLFIEKIGFNKRKKFDKEYKKQKKEKAS comes from the coding sequence TTGATCTTAGAGGTTTTATCTTATCCAAATAAAAAACTTTATGAAGTCTCAAAAGATGTTAAAAATTTTGATGAGGAACTTCACAAACTACTTGATGATATGTATGATACGATGATTGCAAAAGAGGGCATAGGCCTTGCTGCTATTCAGATAGGTGTCGCAAAAAGAATTTTTATTATAAATTTAGCCAATGATGAAGGCGTACAAGATAAAGAAAATTTAATCGAAATCATAAACCCAAAATTTGAACTACGTGAGGGTGAGTGTGTCTATCAAGAGGGCTGCCTTAGTGTGCCTGGGTATTATGAAGATGTAAAAAGAAATGAAGTTGTGGCTATCAAATATCAAGATCGCTTTGGCAAAGAGCAAAGCTTAAAGGCTGATGGGCTTTTAGCTATCGCTATCCAGCATGAAAATGATCATTTAGATGGACATCTTTTTATAGAAAAAATCGGATTTAATAAACGCAAAAAATTTGACAAGGAATACAAAAAGCAAAAAAAAGAAAAAGCTTCATGA
- the fliI gene encoding flagellar protein export ATPase FliI, producing MNLKLKEGVKLSNTFGIITKITATTIEITGLRPSIGDIVRIVAKDKSKNGLGMVTQIKTDGAYISPFGFVEGFRIGDFVYESDQGMSIPVGLNLLGRVVDPFMKPIDGKGAIETTEYMPIMRAPIDAMKRGLINEPFSVGIKTIDGLLTCGKGQKLGIFAGSGVGKSTLMGMIVKNTLAPIKVVALIGERGREVPEFIEKNLGGDLEGTVIIVATSDDSSLMRKYGAFCAMSVAEYFKQQGNDVLFIMDSVTRFAMAQREIGLALGEPPTSKGYPPSSLTLLPQLMERAGKEEGKGSITAFFTVLVEGDDMSDPIADQSRSILDGHIVLSRELTDFGIYPPINIQNSASRVMGDVISKEHKLNAMKFKRLYSLLKENEVLLRIGAYQKGSDKELDLAISKKEFMENFLKQSSEETFALEEVEVLLDKINQ from the coding sequence ATAAATTTAAAGCTTAAAGAGGGTGTAAAACTCTCAAACACCTTTGGCATCATAACCAAAATCACAGCTACAACTATAGAGATCACCGGACTTCGTCCAAGCATCGGCGACATCGTGCGTATAGTTGCAAAAGATAAGAGCAAAAATGGTCTTGGCATGGTCACGCAAATAAAGACAGATGGCGCTTATATCAGCCCATTTGGCTTTGTTGAGGGCTTTAGGATAGGCGACTTCGTCTATGAGAGCGATCAAGGTATGAGCATACCTGTAGGGCTAAATTTACTAGGCCGCGTGGTAGATCCATTTATGAAGCCCATTGATGGCAAAGGGGCGATCGAGACGACCGAGTACATGCCGATCATGAGAGCGCCGATAGATGCGATGAAAAGAGGGCTTATAAACGAGCCTTTTAGCGTTGGTATAAAGACGATAGATGGGCTGCTTACTTGTGGTAAAGGGCAAAAACTGGGAATTTTTGCAGGTTCAGGTGTCGGCAAATCAACCCTCATGGGCATGATCGTAAAAAACACGCTAGCACCGATAAAAGTAGTCGCGCTAATAGGCGAGCGTGGCCGTGAGGTGCCTGAATTTATAGAAAAAAACCTAGGTGGCGATCTGGAGGGCACGGTTATCATCGTAGCAACCAGCGATGATAGCTCACTCATGCGAAAATATGGTGCCTTTTGTGCGATGAGCGTGGCTGAATACTTCAAACAGCAGGGTAACGACGTGCTTTTCATCATGGATAGCGTCACGCGTTTTGCGATGGCGCAGCGTGAGATCGGCCTTGCACTTGGCGAGCCACCGACCTCAAAGGGCTATCCGCCAAGCTCACTCACACTTTTACCTCAGCTAATGGAGCGCGCTGGTAAAGAGGAGGGCAAGGGCAGTATCACGGCGTTTTTTACAGTGCTAGTTGAGGGCGATGATATGAGCGATCCGATAGCTGATCAAAGCCGCTCTATCCTAGACGGTCACATCGTGCTAAGCCGCGAGCTAACGGACTTTGGCATCTACCCACCTATCAATATCCAAAATTCGGCCTCGCGTGTCATGGGCGATGTGATCAGTAAAGAGCATAAGCTAAATGCAATGAAATTTAAGCGCCTTTACTCGCTTTTAAAAGAAAACGAGGTCCTACTTCGTATCGGTGCATATCAAAAGGGCAGCGACAAGGAGCTTGACCTTGCGATCTCGAAGAAAGAATTTATGGAGAACTTCTTAAAACAAAGTTCAGAAGAGACCTTTGCGCTCGAAGAGGTCGAAGTGCTACTTGATAAGATCAATCAGTAA
- a CDS encoding ATP-binding protein encodes MKYLLDFLNQDLKKSKIYELIKCGDEEGEILKYLSKAYVQGTANMSVFELLGAVFGTQNDKQLLYLKFIKNLLDSGWIVQNYSLFKIPESTQRASAQGLLSLLHSEISLSATFLKILEDGNADINLPELTPYEDHLEYLKDQFLKVELYSKAAIFGDGSSDAKKRINEQISELTKRINERVKLSKISLKIEQIFKENSLDEKEQIIFLALLKEEYAGDFENGRDLNTLVGLISKDELERIKNRTLLEDGSRLIEGALIDYDEVLNAYGNVSKSFFINEEILQSIMHPKNDKNSKKIKIESLVKEQEIFELIEPVTSLEDVVLNEKTKQLLSTILKQVDKKVLARLSSWGIKTRKNIDAKIIFYGEPGTGKTMSAVGLAKSLKKQILSFDCSKILSKYVGESEQNVRKIFDTYKEICKKSGSEPVLLLNEADQFLSTRVESSSGAEKMHNQMQNIFLEQIERFEGVLIATTNFLQSLDVAFSRRFDYKIEFKKPDFNGRLAIWRKILPENASFEDGFSVERLAEFNLSGAQIVLALKNTALKVAIKDDGIFTFEDFKTTIERELNSSFGEDKKMGFGS; translated from the coding sequence GTGAAATACTTGCTTGATTTTTTAAACCAAGACCTCAAAAAAAGCAAAATTTACGAGCTGATAAAGTGTGGTGACGAAGAGGGAGAAATTTTAAAATATCTAAGTAAAGCTTATGTGCAAGGAACAGCTAATATGAGTGTTTTTGAGCTACTTGGAGCAGTCTTTGGCACGCAAAATGATAAGCAGCTTTTGTATCTAAAATTTATAAAAAATTTGCTTGATAGCGGTTGGATTGTACAAAATTATAGTCTTTTTAAAATACCTGAGAGTACACAAAGGGCTTCAGCTCAAGGGCTTCTTTCGTTGCTTCATTCTGAAATTTCTCTATCAGCCACATTTTTAAAAATTCTTGAAGATGGCAACGCTGATATAAATTTACCAGAGCTTACGCCATATGAGGATCATTTGGAGTATTTAAAAGATCAGTTTTTAAAGGTGGAGCTTTACTCAAAGGCTGCCATTTTTGGCGATGGCTCAAGTGATGCAAAAAAGCGCATAAATGAACAAATTTCTGAACTTACAAAGCGAATCAACGAGCGCGTCAAACTAAGCAAGATTAGCCTAAAAATAGAGCAAATTTTTAAAGAAAACTCACTTGATGAAAAAGAGCAGATCATATTTTTAGCCCTTTTAAAAGAGGAGTACGCGGGCGATTTTGAAAACGGACGAGATCTAAACACGCTAGTTGGGCTAATAAGCAAAGACGAGCTTGAACGCATCAAAAATCGTACTCTTTTAGAGGATGGCTCAAGGCTCATAGAGGGCGCACTCATTGACTACGACGAGGTTTTAAACGCTTATGGCAACGTTAGCAAGAGCTTTTTTATAAATGAAGAAATTTTGCAAAGCATAATGCATCCAAAAAATGATAAAAATAGCAAGAAAATCAAGATCGAAAGCCTGGTAAAAGAGCAAGAAATTTTTGAGCTCATTGAGCCAGTAACGAGCCTAGAAGACGTCGTGCTAAACGAAAAGACAAAGCAGCTTTTAAGTACGATACTAAAGCAAGTCGATAAAAAAGTGCTTGCTAGACTTAGCAGCTGGGGCATAAAAACTAGAAAAAACATAGACGCTAAGATCATCTTTTACGGCGAGCCTGGCACTGGTAAGACGATGAGCGCCGTTGGGCTTGCAAAGAGTCTAAAGAAGCAAATTTTAAGCTTTGACTGCTCAAAAATTTTAAGCAAATATGTCGGCGAGAGCGAGCAAAATGTAAGGAAAATTTTTGACACTTACAAAGAAATTTGCAAAAAAAGTGGCAGCGAGCCGGTGCTCTTGCTAAACGAGGCCGATCAGTTTTTAAGCACGAGAGTGGAGAGCTCGAGCGGGGCTGAAAAGATGCATAATCAAATGCAAAATATCTTTTTAGAGCAGATCGAGCGCTTTGAGGGCGTGCTGATCGCTACGACAAATTTCTTACAAAGCCTTGACGTGGCGTTTTCTAGAAGGTTTGACTACAAGATCGAGTTTAAAAAGCCTGATTTTAACGGCAGGCTTGCCATTTGGCGTAAAATTTTGCCTGAAAATGCGAGCTTTGAAGATGGCTTTAGCGTAGAAAGACTGGCTGAGTTTAACCTAAGTGGCGCGCAGATCGTCCTTGCACTAAAAAATACCGCTTTAAAAGTCGCTATAAAAGATGATGGGATTTTTACCTTTGAGGACTTTAAAACGACGATAGAGCGCGAGCTAAACTCAAGTTTTGGCGAAGATAAAAAGATGGGATTTGGCTCTTAA
- the tig gene encoding trigger factor, with product MEIKTKALDSVNTLASTTISADAIKSSVEKLAKKAAKTMKVDGFRQGHVPVAIVLKRYEKELTNDAEQDVLRDVVDEAIKQAGKKNDDLIGEPIVSKFDRKDGKIDVELTVSFKPSVDVSGYESLIPEFSNPRVLKKDIDEKKTELLKMIAPLEKIDGKRGLKVGDFAKFDFEGFVDGVAFDGGKAENYVLEIGSNQFIPGFEDGMVGIKAGGEKDIEVKFPENYGAAHLAGKDAVFKVKLHEIQERKIPEKLDEEILKTLLPNEEKPTEELLDERIKEQIRQEKIYKLINDELKPKFAEAAVEKFKFDVPKNIVEQEIDMQFRNAWSSFTPDDMKKFREDKDALSKKRDEFRKDAENSVRLTFIIDELARVRGVKVSDQEVVQAIYFEAYRSGQDPKAHLEMYRNQGMLPAIKMSMIEEKLFGELFNKEKDEKKVSKKEKAE from the coding sequence ATGGAAATCAAAACAAAAGCTCTAGATAGCGTAAATACCTTAGCAAGCACGACTATAAGTGCGGATGCTATAAAATCTAGCGTAGAGAAACTAGCAAAAAAAGCAGCAAAAACTATGAAAGTAGATGGCTTTAGACAAGGCCATGTACCAGTTGCTATTGTGCTAAAACGCTACGAGAAAGAGCTAACAAACGATGCTGAGCAAGATGTCTTAAGAGATGTTGTTGATGAGGCTATAAAACAAGCAGGCAAGAAAAATGACGATCTTATCGGCGAGCCTATCGTTTCAAAATTTGACAGAAAAGATGGCAAGATCGATGTTGAGCTAACAGTTTCATTTAAACCAAGCGTCGATGTGAGCGGCTATGAGAGCTTGATACCTGAGTTTTCAAACCCACGTGTTTTGAAAAAAGATATCGATGAGAAGAAAACTGAACTTTTAAAAATGATAGCTCCACTTGAGAAAATTGATGGTAAAAGAGGCCTAAAAGTTGGCGACTTTGCTAAATTTGACTTTGAAGGCTTTGTTGACGGCGTTGCATTTGATGGTGGCAAGGCTGAAAACTATGTGCTTGAGATCGGTTCAAATCAATTTATCCCAGGCTTTGAAGATGGTATGGTAGGCATAAAAGCTGGTGGCGAAAAAGATATCGAGGTTAAATTCCCAGAAAACTACGGAGCTGCACATTTAGCCGGCAAAGACGCTGTTTTTAAAGTCAAACTTCATGAAATTCAAGAGAGAAAGATCCCTGAAAAACTAGATGAAGAGATTTTAAAAACTCTACTTCCAAATGAAGAAAAACCAACTGAAGAGCTACTTGATGAGCGTATAAAAGAGCAAATCCGCCAAGAGAAAATTTATAAACTTATAAATGATGAGCTTAAGCCAAAATTTGCTGAAGCTGCGGTCGAGAAATTTAAATTTGACGTGCCAAAAAATATTGTCGAGCAAGAGATTGATATGCAGTTTAGAAACGCATGGAGCTCATTTACTCCAGATGATATGAAAAAATTTAGAGAGGACAAAGATGCTCTTTCTAAAAAACGTGACGAGTTTAGAAAAGACGCTGAAAATAGCGTTCGTTTAACTTTCATCATCGATGAACTAGCTCGTGTAAGAGGCGTAAAAGTAAGCGATCAAGAGGTTGTTCAAGCGATCTATTTTGAGGCGTATAGAAGCGGTCAAGATCCAAAAGCACACCTTGAGATGTACCGCAACCAAGGCATGCTTCCAGCTATAAAGATGTCGATGATCGAAGAGAAGCTATTTGGTGAGCTCTTTAACAAAGAAAAAGACGAGAAAAAAGTAAGTAAAAAAGAGAAGGCCGAGTAA
- a CDS encoding GGDEF domain-containing protein: protein MIKIDNAPDPKKKAVEVKHILEKEKVDIYRFSENVLHELSDDNVPSTPNNYSIYFEKMLDGQPDEFRKEIGDIIVANSEISVPTNGNISIEKEIKQGFIQIKSMLQAVVLIYKNLGIMRGLVQKRMDALKNNTNILALQNVLSAFNHDLIKLNSLMDKHLDVIKVSYDEVAKMLKSIEEQSIYDTTYDVYNKKFLVATVQSEVEAVKRYGYNASFLLVRAKDRFTNRVKNLKERNNMYKAISQLLLRTSRRSDIVAHYGDGCFAMVMKYTDENGTKQAGSRILNMLSSIPWKIDGEECKLDIQVVSSMITKTRSAEELISYSLDQLILTQDDEQPIFLGE from the coding sequence GTGATAAAGATAGATAATGCACCAGACCCTAAGAAAAAAGCGGTTGAGGTAAAACATATTCTAGAAAAAGAAAAGGTAGATATCTACAGATTTTCAGAAAATGTTTTGCATGAATTAAGCGACGATAATGTTCCATCTACGCCAAACAATTACTCTATTTATTTTGAGAAAATGCTTGATGGACAGCCTGATGAATTTAGAAAAGAGATCGGTGATATTATAGTCGCAAATTCTGAAATCTCAGTGCCTACAAATGGTAATATCTCTATTGAAAAAGAGATAAAGCAAGGATTTATCCAGATAAAAAGCATGCTTCAAGCCGTGGTGCTAATCTATAAAAATTTAGGCATCATGAGAGGCCTAGTGCAAAAGCGCATGGATGCACTCAAAAACAATACAAATATCCTAGCTCTTCAAAATGTTTTAAGTGCGTTTAATCATGACCTAATAAAATTAAACAGCCTTATGGATAAGCATCTTGATGTCATTAAAGTAAGCTATGACGAAGTAGCTAAAATGCTTAAATCTATTGAAGAGCAGTCGATTTATGATACGACATATGACGTCTATAATAAAAAATTTCTAGTAGCCACAGTGCAAAGTGAAGTAGAAGCCGTTAAAAGATATGGTTATAACGCATCGTTTTTACTAGTAAGAGCAAAAGATAGATTTACAAATCGTGTTAAAAATTTAAAAGAGCGAAACAATATGTATAAAGCTATATCACAGCTTCTTTTAAGAACTTCTAGAAGAAGCGATATAGTAGCTCATTATGGTGATGGCTGTTTTGCTATGGTTATGAAATATACTGATGAAAATGGTACAAAACAAGCCGGTAGCAGAATTTTAAATATGCTTTCATCTATACCTTGGAAGATAGATGGTGAAGAGTGCAAGCTTGATATCCAAGTGGTTTCAAGCATGATAACAAAAACAAGAAGTGCTGAAGAACTAATCTCTTACTCGTTAGATCAACTAATACTAACACAAGATGATGAGCAGCCTATATTTTTGGGTGAATAA
- a CDS encoding YifB family Mg chelatase-like AAA ATPase — protein sequence MKSLRCATYGDGLKIIDVESIFSRGLPGFSIVGLASTSIKESTERVKAALLALDFSFPAQKITINLSPSDLPKSGSHFDLAIALLIALQKAKSLEKIFVFGELGLDGSVKSTANLFSILLFLSTQVKNVKVLVPKEIAQKASMIPNLEIYAVSTLEEAIRFFNDAEFAKSIRFNATHELFSNVIEISGKRYVPNLNFELDFKDVLGQDRAKRACIIAAVGMHNILFEGSPGSGKSMCAKRLVYIMAPQSLEEVLKSAAYRSLNLQDSEFTSIRAFRSPHHTSTKSSIFGGGSNVAKIGEIALANGGVLFFDEFPHFPKQVIESLREPLEDNQIHIARVNSKVTYETKFIFVAAQNPCPCGNLFSRNLNCKCSENEIKNYKSRISAPVLDRIDLKVAMDESSPGDKASLSSQQMSDMVLKAFMFQKKRDQDELNGKLNDAQVEKFCLLDNEAREILQKAASRYNLSQRGIKRTLRVARSIADLDESEQILKPHILEALSFRA from the coding sequence ATGAAGTCTTTAAGATGTGCTACTTACGGCGATGGGCTAAAGATAATTGACGTTGAGTCTATCTTCTCTCGTGGGCTACCTGGTTTTAGCATCGTTGGGCTTGCAAGCACAAGTATCAAAGAGAGCACAGAACGCGTAAAAGCAGCACTTCTAGCACTTGATTTTTCCTTCCCAGCACAAAAGATAACCATAAATTTATCCCCTTCAGATCTACCAAAGAGCGGCTCACATTTTGACCTAGCTATCGCTCTTCTCATAGCTCTTCAAAAGGCAAAAAGCTTAGAGAAAATTTTTGTATTTGGCGAGCTTGGACTTGATGGAAGTGTAAAAAGTACGGCGAATTTATTCTCAATCCTTCTTTTTTTAAGCACACAGGTAAAAAACGTAAAAGTCTTAGTACCAAAAGAGATAGCACAAAAAGCTTCAATGATCCCAAATTTAGAGATTTATGCGGTTAGTACTCTAGAGGAAGCGATTAGATTTTTTAATGACGCAGAATTTGCAAAAAGTATACGTTTTAACGCTACGCATGAGCTATTTTCAAACGTGATAGAAATTTCTGGCAAAAGATATGTTCCAAATTTAAACTTCGAGCTTGATTTTAAGGACGTTTTGGGTCAGGATCGCGCCAAAAGAGCCTGCATTATTGCAGCTGTTGGCATGCACAATATTTTATTTGAAGGCAGCCCAGGTAGTGGCAAGAGCATGTGTGCAAAACGCCTAGTTTATATCATGGCGCCACAAAGCTTAGAAGAGGTGCTAAAGTCTGCCGCCTACCGCTCTTTAAATCTTCAAGATAGCGAATTTACAAGTATTAGAGCTTTTCGCTCGCCCCATCACACCTCGACTAAAAGCTCGATCTTTGGAGGAGGCTCAAACGTCGCAAAGATCGGTGAGATCGCACTTGCAAATGGCGGAGTACTTTTTTTTGACGAGTTTCCTCACTTTCCAAAACAGGTGATAGAAAGCCTTAGAGAGCCACTTGAGGACAATCAAATCCACATCGCAAGGGTAAATTCAAAAGTGACTTATGAGACGAAATTTATCTTCGTAGCAGCTCAAAATCCATGCCCTTGCGGGAATTTATTCTCTCGCAACCTAAATTGCAAATGCAGCGAAAATGAGATAAAAAACTATAAATCAAGAATTTCAGCTCCTGTACTTGACCGCATTGATTTAAAAGTTGCTATGGACGAGAGCTCGCCAGGTGACAAGGCGAGTTTGAGCTCACAGCAGATGAGCGATATGGTTTTAAAGGCGTTTATGTTTCAAAAAAAGCGCGATCAAGATGAGCTAAACGGCAAGCTAAATGATGCACAAGTAGAAAAATTTTGTCTACTGGATAATGAAGCAAGAGAAATTTTACAAAAGGCAGCCTCGAGGTACAATCTTTCTCAAAGAGGCATAAAAAGGACACTTAGAGTGGCTAGAAGTATCGCTGACCTTGATGAGAGTGAGCAAATTTTAAAGCCCCACATCTTAGAGGCGCTTAGTTTTAGGGCATAA
- the clpP gene encoding ATP-dependent Clp endopeptidase proteolytic subunit ClpP: MSYYVPVVVERTSRGERSYDIYSRLLKDRIVMLSGEIEDGMAASIVAQLLFLEAEDPDKDIYLYINSPGGVITSGFSIYDTMNYIKPDVCTICIGQAASMGAFLLSCGAPGKRYALPNSRIMIHQPLGGARGQATDIEIQAREILRLKEILNGILAKNTGQKLSKIVKDTERDFFMSSAEAKEYGLVDKILEKSFK; the protein is encoded by the coding sequence ATGAGCTATTACGTTCCTGTCGTAGTTGAAAGAACTAGTAGAGGTGAGCGAAGCTATGATATATACTCCCGTCTTTTAAAAGATAGGATCGTTATGCTAAGTGGCGAGATAGAGGACGGCATGGCTGCTTCTATCGTCGCTCAGCTGCTATTTTTAGAGGCTGAGGATCCAGATAAAGATATCTATCTTTACATAAACTCACCAGGCGGCGTGATAACAAGTGGCTTTAGTATCTATGACACGATGAACTACATAAAGCCAGACGTTTGCACTATCTGCATCGGTCAGGCCGCTAGTATGGGCGCATTTTTACTAAGCTGTGGCGCACCTGGCAAGAGATATGCACTGCCAAATTCTCGTATCATGATACACCAACCACTTGGCGGTGCTAGAGGACAAGCGACTGATATCGAGATACAAGCTCGCGAAATTTTACGTTTGAAAGAAATTTTAAATGGAATTTTGGCAAAAAATACAGGTCAAAAACTAAGCAAGATCGTAAAAGATACTGAGCGTGACTTCTTTATGAGCTCGGCTGAAGCTAAAGAGTATGGACTTGTCGATAAAATTTTGGAGAAAAGTTTTAAATAA
- a CDS encoding fatty acid--CoA ligase produces the protein MRYSYNNFYEILTKVAKENPNQVVLFEEKEKLKYRELKQNVDKVAAYLQLAGVKFGDKVAMAVTNSKEFIISYLAITAIGGIAVPMNTFLKANEFEYIINDCGAKVLFASSSLAKELIALNELEILRKIIWIGAIPKKLQSASKDEYIDTDEEYGESAYLTSTPQISKEDMSKGYENNGLIKNINFTETLNHKYALSITKYPVIDDLMHIIYTSGTTGKPKGAMISYKNIFSNLIGAHDRFIVKKSDRFIVFLPMFHSFTLTAMVLLPIFASASMVLVKSVFPFSNVLKQTLLKRVTVFLGIPAIYTAIGKAKIPWYFRWFNRIRLFVSGAAPLAKQTIDDFRVKFPRATLVEGYGLSECSPVVAANLYDKQKLLSVGPVLDGYEVKIVNDEMMELPVGQIGEIIIKGDCVMQGYYGMSSITDETIINGWLKTGDLGKVDEEGFIYIVDRKKDLIISKGINIYPREIEEVIYKLEAVEATAVIGVKDVHADEEVVAFIQVKDGMDLDEKTVREHLKKNLANFKIPKSIYFAEELPRNATGKVLKRVLKEQIEQMKDKF, from the coding sequence ATGCGATACTCTTATAATAATTTTTATGAAATTTTAACCAAAGTAGCAAAGGAAAATCCAAATCAAGTAGTTCTTTTTGAAGAAAAAGAGAAGCTAAAATATCGCGAATTAAAGCAAAATGTCGATAAAGTGGCAGCTTATTTGCAACTTGCTGGAGTAAAATTTGGTGATAAAGTAGCTATGGCGGTTACAAACTCGAAAGAATTTATCATCTCATACCTTGCGATAACCGCAATAGGCGGTATCGCAGTGCCTATGAATACTTTTTTAAAAGCAAATGAGTTTGAATATATCATAAATGATTGCGGCGCAAAGGTGCTTTTTGCGTCTAGCTCGCTTGCAAAAGAGTTAATCGCATTAAATGAGCTTGAAATTTTAAGAAAGATAATCTGGATCGGAGCAATACCAAAGAAACTTCAAAGTGCCTCAAAGGATGAATATATAGACACTGACGAAGAGTATGGCGAGAGTGCATATCTCACTTCAACGCCTCAAATTTCAAAAGAGGATATGAGCAAGGGCTATGAAAATAATGGCCTTATTAAAAACATAAATTTTACAGAAACTCTAAATCACAAATATGCTCTTAGTATCACAAAGTATCCGGTAATAGATGATTTAATGCATATAATTTACACTTCAGGTACTACGGGTAAGCCAAAGGGTGCGATGATAAGCTATAAAAATATCTTTTCAAATTTAATTGGAGCTCATGATCGTTTCATAGTAAAAAAAAGTGATCGTTTCATAGTCTTTTTGCCGATGTTTCATAGTTTTACGCTAACTGCAATGGTGTTGCTTCCGATATTTGCGAGCGCTTCGATGGTTCTTGTAAAATCAGTATTTCCATTTTCAAATGTGTTAAAACAAACCTTGTTAAAGCGTGTAACTGTATTTTTAGGAATCCCAGCCATCTATACAGCTATCGGTAAGGCAAAAATTCCTTGGTATTTTAGATGGTTTAACCGCATTAGATTATTTGTAAGTGGTGCAGCTCCGCTTGCAAAGCAGACTATAGATGACTTTAGGGTGAAATTTCCACGTGCAACACTTGTCGAGGGATATGGCCTTAGCGAATGCTCGCCAGTCGTAGCTGCAAATTTATATGATAAACAAAAGCTGTTAAGTGTAGGGCCAGTGCTTGATGGCTATGAGGTAAAGATCGTAAATGATGAGATGATGGAGCTTCCAGTTGGCCAGATCGGTGAGATCATCATAAAGGGCGACTGCGTCATGCAAGGCTACTATGGTATGTCAAGCATCACTGATGAGACCATAATAAACGGCTGGTTAAAGACCGGAGATCTTGGCAAAGTCGATGAAGAGGGCTTTATCTATATCGTTGATCGTAAAAAAGACCTCATCATATCAAAGGGCATTAACATCTATCCACGTGAGATCGAAGAGGTTATTTACAAACTTGAAGCAGTTGAAGCAACAGCGGTAATTGGTGTAAAAGACGTACATGCCGATGAAGAGGTTGTGGCCTTTATTCAGGTAAAAGATGGCATGGATCTTGATGAAAAGACGGTAAGAGAGCATTTGAAGAAAAATTTAGCGAATTTCAAGATACCAAAGAGTATCTATTTTGCCGAAGAGTTGCCTAGAAATGCCACTGGTAAGGTGCTAAAACGTGTATTAAAAGAGCAAATAGAGCAGATGAAGGATAAATTTTAG